A window of Roseovarius sp. THAF27 contains these coding sequences:
- a CDS encoding alpha-hydroxy acid oxidase translates to MSLDARFPAISDLRARARRRLPHFVWEYLDSGTGSEATTRRNKAQIDAVRLMPSILHGEIAPDLKTSLLGQEFDLPFGIAPVGMSGMIWPGAEQLLARAAARANIPYTLSTVATQKPEDLTDSLGPNAWFQLYPPRDPEIRKDMIQRIRTAGFSTLVLTVDVPIASRRERQVRSGLTTPPRITPRVLAQIAIRPAWAMGMSGRGMPRMRFIDDYAPDTKGLPSNKHAGYLLRTSPDWSYLAWLREHWDGPLVIKGVQDHRDVARLQSEGVDAIWISNHAGRQFDAAPATIEALPLIRAETDLPILLDGGIESGLDILRALALGADFVMLGRAWHYALAALGRDGPGHLVHILKTDLEANMGQLGLGRPRDARGRLLPDPD, encoded by the coding sequence ATGTCGCTCGATGCCCGTTTTCCCGCCATCTCCGACCTGCGCGCCCGCGCCCGTCGCCGATTGCCGCATTTCGTCTGGGAATACCTCGACAGCGGCACCGGGTCCGAGGCCACGACACGGCGCAACAAGGCGCAGATCGACGCGGTCCGCCTGATGCCCTCGATCCTGCATGGCGAGATCGCCCCGGATCTGAAAACTTCCCTTTTGGGACAAGAGTTTGACCTGCCCTTCGGCATCGCTCCCGTAGGCATGTCCGGCATGATCTGGCCCGGCGCGGAACAACTTTTGGCCCGCGCCGCGGCACGGGCGAACATCCCCTACACGCTCTCCACCGTGGCCACGCAAAAGCCCGAGGACCTGACCGATTCACTCGGCCCGAACGCCTGGTTTCAGCTCTATCCGCCGCGCGATCCCGAAATCCGCAAGGACATGATCCAACGCATCAGGACGGCCGGGTTTTCCACTCTGGTCCTGACCGTGGACGTGCCCATCGCCTCGCGTCGCGAACGCCAGGTGCGGTCAGGCCTGACCACCCCGCCCCGGATCACACCGCGCGTCCTGGCGCAGATCGCGATACGCCCCGCCTGGGCCATGGGCATGTCCGGTCGCGGCATGCCCCGGATGCGCTTCATCGACGATTATGCGCCGGATACCAAGGGGTTACCCTCGAACAAGCATGCCGGCTACCTGCTGCGCACCTCCCCGGACTGGTCCTATCTTGCCTGGCTGCGCGAGCATTGGGATGGCCCCCTGGTCATCAAGGGCGTTCAGGATCATCGCGACGTGGCACGCCTGCAATCCGAAGGCGTCGACGCGATCTGGATCTCCAACCACGCCGGCCGCCAGTTCGACGCGGCCCCGGCCACGATTGAGGCGCTGCCTCTCATCCGCGCCGAAACCGACCTGCCGATCCTCCTGGATGGCGGTATCGAGAGCGGCCTGGACATCCTGCGTGCCTTGGCCCTGGGGGCGGATTTCGTCATGCTGGGACGGGCCTGGCACTACGCGCTCGCCGCCCTCGGGCGGGACGGCCCGGGGCATCTGGTGCATATCCTCAAGACCGATCTCGAGGCCAACATGGGCCAGTTGGGCCTTGGCCGCCCCCGGGATGCCCGCGGCCGCCTGCTGCCGGACCCGGACTGA
- a CDS encoding ATP-dependent helicase, giving the protein MSSFDESDAFESASLATRAMAARPTPYLDDLNPAQREAVEALEGPVLMLAGAGTGKTKALTTRMVHLLNTGTARPNEILAVTFTNKAAREMKMRVGRVMGEAVEGMPWLGTFHSICVKLLRRHAELVELKSNFTILDTDDQLRLLKQLVAAANIDDKRWPARMLAGIIDQWKNRAWTPDQVPAAEASAYDGKGVALYKQYQTRLRELNAVDFGDLLLHMVTIFQTHDDVLEQYRRWFRYILVDEYQDTNVAQYLWLRLLAGGHRNICCVGDDDQSIYGWRGAEVGNILRFEKDFPGATVVRLEQNYRSTPHILAAAGGVISGNKDRLGKELWTQAEEGEKVRLIGHWDGDEEARWVGEEIEAMQRGTRGMDPMSLDHMAILVRASHQMRAFEDRFLTIGMPYRVIGGPRFYERMEIRDAMAYFRLVVSPADDLAFERVVNTPKRGLGDKAQQKIQVTARQNGVSLVEGAAILLEEKGLTGKGAAELGKFLDGLRRWGRLVGDKDVSHVELAEMVLDESGYTEMWQMDKTPEAPGRLENLKELVKALEGFENLQGFLEHVSLIMDNESEEVGEKVSIMTLHAAKGLEFPAVFLPGWEDGLFPSQRSMDESGLKGLEEERRLAYVGITRAEEVCTISFAGNRRVYGQWQSQMPSRFIDELPEDHVEVLTPPGLYGGGYGAAGGGLGSIESRVAEANVYNSPGWKRMQARSQQRPVSQPQEARDMVIDAQAVSAHEMGERVFHQKFGYGAIIGIEGDKLEIDFEKAGIKKVVARFVTGADDIPF; this is encoded by the coding sequence ATGAGCAGTTTCGACGAATCCGATGCCTTCGAGAGCGCGTCACTGGCGACGCGCGCGATGGCGGCCCGCCCGACGCCCTATCTGGATGACCTGAACCCCGCGCAGCGCGAGGCGGTGGAGGCATTGGAAGGGCCCGTGCTGATGCTGGCAGGGGCCGGGACCGGCAAGACCAAGGCGCTGACCACGCGCATGGTTCACTTGCTGAACACGGGCACCGCAAGGCCGAACGAGATTCTGGCCGTGACCTTCACCAACAAGGCGGCGCGCGAGATGAAGATGCGCGTGGGCCGGGTGATGGGCGAGGCGGTCGAGGGGATGCCGTGGCTGGGCACGTTCCATTCGATCTGCGTGAAGCTGTTGCGGCGGCATGCGGAGCTGGTGGAGCTGAAGTCGAACTTCACCATTCTCGACACCGACGATCAGTTGCGGCTGCTGAAGCAGTTGGTGGCGGCGGCGAATATCGACGACAAGCGCTGGCCCGCGCGGATGCTGGCCGGGATCATCGACCAGTGGAAGAACCGGGCGTGGACGCCCGATCAGGTGCCGGCCGCCGAGGCCAGTGCCTATGACGGCAAGGGCGTGGCGCTTTACAAGCAGTACCAGACCCGGCTGCGCGAGTTGAACGCGGTGGATTTCGGCGATCTGCTGCTGCACATGGTGACGATCTTTCAGACCCATGACGACGTGCTGGAGCAGTACCGGCGCTGGTTCCGCTATATCCTGGTCGACGAGTACCAGGACACCAACGTGGCGCAGTATTTGTGGCTGCGGCTGTTAGCCGGGGGGCACCGGAACATCTGTTGCGTGGGCGATGACGACCAGTCGATCTATGGCTGGCGCGGGGCCGAGGTGGGCAACATCCTGCGGTTCGAGAAGGATTTTCCGGGCGCCACTGTTGTCCGGCTGGAGCAGAATTATCGCTCGACGCCGCATATCCTGGCGGCGGCCGGGGGCGTGATTTCGGGCAACAAGGACCGGCTGGGCAAGGAATTGTGGACGCAAGCCGAGGAGGGCGAGAAGGTGCGCCTGATCGGTCACTGGGACGGTGACGAGGAGGCGCGCTGGGTCGGGGAAGAGATCGAGGCGATGCAGCGGGGCACGCGGGGGATGGACCCGATGAGCCTCGATCACATGGCGATCCTCGTGCGGGCGAGCCACCAGATGCGGGCCTTCGAGGATCGGTTTCTGACGATCGGGATGCCGTATCGCGTTATCGGCGGGCCGCGCTTTTACGAGCGGATGGAGATCCGCGATGCCATGGCCTACTTCCGTTTGGTCGTCAGTCCGGCCGACGATCTGGCTTTCGAGCGGGTGGTGAACACGCCGAAGCGGGGCCTGGGCGACAAGGCGCAGCAGAAGATCCAGGTGACGGCGCGGCAGAATGGCGTGTCGCTGGTGGAAGGCGCGGCGATCCTCTTGGAAGAAAAGGGGCTGACCGGAAAGGGCGCGGCGGAGCTGGGCAAATTTCTGGACGGTCTGCGGCGCTGGGGGCGGCTGGTGGGGGACAAGGATGTGTCCCATGTCGAGTTGGCCGAGATGGTGCTCGATGAGTCCGGCTACACCGAGATGTGGCAGATGGACAAGACGCCTGAGGCGCCTGGGCGGCTGGAGAACCTCAAAGAACTTGTGAAGGCGCTGGAAGGCTTCGAGAACCTGCAGGGGTTTCTGGAGCATGTCAGCCTGATCATGGACAACGAGAGCGAGGAGGTGGGCGAGAAGGTCAGCATCATGACACTGCACGCCGCCAAGGGGCTGGAGTTTCCGGCCGTGTTCCTGCCGGGCTGGGAGGATGGCCTCTTCCCCAGCCAGCGGAGCATGGATGAAAGCGGGTTGAAGGGCCTCGAGGAGGAGCGTCGGCTGGCCTATGTGGGGATCACGCGGGCCGAGGAGGTGTGCACGATCTCCTTTGCCGGGAACCGGCGGGTCTACGGGCAATGGCAGAGCCAGATGCCGAGCCGGTTCATTGACGAACTGCCGGAGGATCACGTCGAGGTGTTGACGCCGCCGGGGCTCTATGGTGGGGGCTATGGCGCGGCGGGCGGGGGCCTCGGGTCGATCGAATCCCGCGTGGCGGAGGCCAATGTCTATAACTCGCCGGGCTGGAAGCGGATGCAGGCGCGGAGCCAGCAGCGCCCGGTGAGCCAGCCGCAGGAGGCGCGCGACATGGTGATCGACGCGCAGGCGGTGAGTGCACACGAGATGGGCGAGCGGGTGTTTCACCAGAAGTTCGGCTATGGCGCGATCATCGGGATCGAGGGCGACAAGCTGGAAATCGATTTCGAAAAGGCCGGGATCAAGAAGGTGGTGGCGCGGTTCGTGACCGGGGCGGATGATATTCCGTTTTGA
- a CDS encoding MarR family winged helix-turn-helix transcriptional regulator, translated as MSTLPPPDMLCFALYSTAHRMQQTYKPLLAPLGLTYPQYLLLSALWFGDARTVGALGRELQLESNTLTPLIKRLETRGLLRRERDTADERQVRVHLTDTGRALQADAAHIPDCITRETGMDMTDLARLRDEILALRDRLDRA; from the coding sequence ATGAGCACCCTACCCCCACCCGACATGCTGTGCTTCGCGCTCTATTCCACGGCGCACCGGATGCAGCAGACCTACAAGCCGCTCCTCGCCCCGCTGGGCCTGACCTATCCGCAATACCTGTTGCTCAGCGCGCTCTGGTTCGGCGACGCCCGCACGGTCGGCGCCCTGGGCCGCGAGTTGCAGCTTGAATCCAACACGCTCACCCCCTTGATCAAGCGCCTGGAAACCCGCGGCCTTCTGCGCCGCGAACGCGACACCGCGGACGAACGCCAGGTCCGCGTGCATCTCACCGACACGGGCCGCGCCCTTCAGGCCGACGCCGCGCATATCCCCGACTGCATCACCCGCGAAACCGGCATGGACATGACAGACCTCGCCCGCCTGCGCGACGAGATCCTCGCCCTGCGCGACCGGCTCGACCGCGCCTGA
- a CDS encoding organic hydroperoxide resistance protein: protein MSTDIKYWTEAHATGGGREGVARLKNGMLTFTMDTPEALGGAGKGHNPEELFATGYAACYLGAMRFAAQSEKLGEVPQDASVDAKVGIGPREDGGFGLKVDLKVSMPGVDEDTAKKIMERGHFICPYSNATQGNIEVKTELA, encoded by the coding sequence ATGTCGACCGATATCAAGTACTGGACCGAAGCCCATGCCACTGGCGGTGGCCGCGAAGGGGTGGCGCGCCTGAAGAACGGGATGCTGACCTTTACCATGGACACGCCCGAGGCGCTTGGCGGGGCCGGCAAGGGGCACAACCCCGAGGAGCTGTTCGCGACGGGCTATGCCGCGTGCTACCTGGGCGCGATGCGCTTTGCCGCGCAGAGCGAGAAGCTGGGCGAGGTGCCTCAGGATGCATCGGTCGATGCCAAGGTAGGGATCGGACCGCGTGAAGACGGCGGATTCGGTCTGAAGGTGGACCTGAAAGTGTCGATGCCGGGCGTGGACGAGGACACCGCGAAGAAGATCATGGAGCGCGGGCATTTCATCTGTCCGTATTCCAATGCGACGCAAGGCAATATCGAGGTGAAAACCGAGCTGGCCTGA
- the lipB gene encoding lipoyl(octanoyl) transferase LipB — protein MTEWITSPGLVDYETACAEMEARAEAIARGAADEAIWLLEHPPLYTAGTSAKPADLTDPDRFPVYPTKRGGQYTYHGPGQRVVYVMLNVGQRGRDVRAFVQQLESWVIATLDQFNVTGEIREGRVGVWVTRDDKPLTATGQKPEDKIAAIGIRLRKWVSFHGISINVEPDLDHFSGIVPCGITDHGVTSLVDLGLPVTLGDVDVALQKTFPRVFG, from the coding sequence ATGACGGAATGGATCACCTCCCCCGGCCTCGTCGACTACGAGACCGCCTGCGCCGAAATGGAGGCCCGCGCCGAGGCCATCGCGCGGGGCGCGGCCGACGAGGCGATCTGGCTCCTGGAGCATCCGCCGCTCTACACTGCCGGCACCTCCGCCAAACCCGCCGACCTCACCGATCCCGACCGCTTCCCGGTCTACCCCACGAAACGCGGCGGGCAGTACACCTATCACGGTCCCGGCCAGCGCGTGGTCTACGTCATGCTGAACGTCGGCCAGCGCGGCCGCGACGTCCGCGCCTTCGTGCAACAACTGGAATCTTGGGTCATCGCCACCCTCGACCAGTTCAATGTCACCGGCGAGATCCGCGAGGGCCGCGTCGGCGTCTGGGTCACGCGCGACGACAAGCCGCTCACCGCCACGGGGCAAAAGCCCGAAGACAAGATCGCCGCCATCGGCATCCGCCTGCGCAAATGGGTCAGTTTCCACGGCATCTCGATCAACGTCGAACCCGACCTCGATCATTTCTCCGGCATCGTCCCCTGCGGCATCACCGACCACGGCGTCACCTCGCTCGTCGATCTCGGCCTTCCCGTCACCCTGGGCGACGTGGACGTGGCCCTGCAAAAGACCTTTCCCCGGGTGTTCGGCTAA
- the guaD gene encoding guanine deaminase: MPPPRILTGQVLCFTRSPFQGDPAGSAHLDEAVLIENGHVTRTGPLADLRTAAPDARIERYDNHLISPGFIDAHAHYPQTGIIASWGKRLRDWLETYTFPEEMRLADPAYAHRIANRYLDLTLANGTTTVATFCTSHAHSADAFFEAAQSRNLRAVAGKTCMDRNAPAALLDTAQSAYDDSAALIARWHGTGRLTYAITPRFSPTSTPDQLSALGALWAEHPTCLMQTHLSEQAEEIDWVRSLFPSARDYFDTYEAHGLLGSRGLYGHAIHLTARERARLAETGAALIHCPTSNTFIGSGLFDMAARLEDGHRIGLATDTGGGSSFSMLRTMAAAYEIGQLSGNALHPAQLWWLATAGSADALHLSDRIGTIAPGMEADLVAINLASTPAIAQRAARAEDLWQAVFPTIMMADDRAIAQIWVTGTPQS; the protein is encoded by the coding sequence ATGCCCCCCCCGCGCATCCTGACCGGACAGGTCCTCTGCTTCACCCGCTCGCCGTTCCAGGGCGACCCCGCCGGCTCCGCCCACCTCGACGAGGCCGTCCTGATCGAGAACGGCCACGTCACCCGCACCGGCCCCCTCGCGGACCTGCGCACCGCCGCCCCGGACGCCCGGATCGAGCGTTACGACAACCATCTCATCTCGCCCGGCTTCATCGACGCCCACGCGCATTACCCCCAGACTGGCATCATCGCCAGCTGGGGCAAACGCCTGCGCGACTGGCTGGAAACCTACACCTTCCCGGAGGAAATGCGCCTCGCCGATCCCGCCTACGCGCACCGGATCGCCAACCGCTACCTCGACCTCACGCTGGCCAACGGCACCACCACGGTGGCGACGTTCTGCACCTCCCACGCGCACAGCGCCGACGCCTTTTTCGAGGCCGCGCAGAGCCGCAACCTCCGCGCCGTCGCCGGCAAGACCTGCATGGACCGCAACGCCCCCGCCGCCCTCCTGGACACCGCGCAATCCGCCTATGACGACAGCGCCGCTCTCATCGCCCGCTGGCACGGCACCGGCCGGCTGACCTATGCCATCACCCCGCGCTTCTCGCCCACCTCGACGCCCGATCAGCTCTCCGCCCTCGGCGCGCTCTGGGCCGAACACCCCACTTGTCTCATGCAAACGCATCTATCCGAACAGGCCGAGGAAATCGACTGGGTCAGGTCCCTCTTCCCCTCCGCCCGCGACTACTTCGACACCTACGAAGCGCACGGCCTTCTCGGTTCCCGCGGCCTCTATGGCCACGCCATCCACCTCACCGCCCGCGAACGCGCCCGCCTGGCCGAGACCGGCGCGGCGCTCATCCACTGCCCCACCTCCAACACCTTCATCGGCTCCGGCCTCTTCGACATGGCCGCGCGCCTCGAGGACGGCCACCGCATCGGCCTTGCCACCGATACCGGGGGCGGCTCGTCCTTCTCCATGCTGCGCACCATGGCCGCCGCCTACGAGATCGGCCAGCTTTCCGGCAACGCCCTGCACCCCGCGCAGCTATGGTGGCTGGCGACAGCGGGCAGCGCCGACGCCCTGCACCTCTCGGACCGCATCGGCACCATCGCCCCGGGAATGGAGGCCGACCTTGTCGCCATAAACCTCGCCTCGACTCCGGCGATTGCCCAGCGCGCCGCCCGCGCCGAGGACCTCTGGCAGGCCGTCTTCCCCACGATCATGATGGCCGACGACCGCGCCATCGCCCAAATCTGGGTGACGGGAACGCCGCAATCGTAG
- the mgtE gene encoding magnesium transporter — protein sequence MAEKNQQDDVTEEREPAQVPEPEPEREPEREDSAYVLDQKVVGRIMYAVDIGDQAMLWQELEPFHPADIADLLEQINSFDRRRLIELYGHEFDGDVLTELDETIREEVISILAPEVLTNAVRDLESDDVVDLVEDMEESRAAEILGVLEDSDRTLVQQSLSYPEYSAGRLMQREVVMAPEHWNVGEAIDYLRDQDDLPDQFYHIVLVDPRLKPVGNVTLGKLMASRREVMLSSLVEETFHVIPAEQYEGDVAYAFNQYHLISAPVVDEDERLVGVITIDDAMAVLDEEHEEDILRLAGVSEEGSLSDRVISTTKRRFPWLAVNLVTAIMASLVIAQFEAAIAQIVALAVLMPIVASMGGNAGTQSLTVAVRAIATKDLTGSNVWRFIRREVLVGLVNGVIFAVVMGIVGVLWFGGPELGYVIGAAMVINLVMAGLAGTVIPVVLDRVGVDPALASGAFVTTVTDVVGFFAFLGLAAVVLL from the coding sequence ATGGCCGAGAAAAACCAGCAGGACGACGTGACCGAAGAGCGCGAACCCGCGCAGGTGCCCGAGCCCGAGCCCGAGCGGGAGCCCGAGCGCGAGGACAGCGCCTATGTGCTGGATCAGAAGGTCGTTGGCCGGATCATGTATGCCGTGGATATCGGCGACCAGGCGATGCTGTGGCAGGAGCTGGAGCCGTTTCACCCCGCCGACATCGCCGACCTTCTGGAGCAGATCAATTCCTTCGACCGCCGCCGGCTGATCGAGCTTTACGGGCACGAGTTCGACGGCGACGTGCTGACCGAGCTGGACGAGACGATCCGCGAGGAGGTGATCTCGATCCTGGCGCCGGAGGTTCTGACCAACGCGGTGCGCGACCTAGAATCGGACGATGTGGTCGACCTGGTCGAGGACATGGAGGAAAGCCGGGCGGCCGAGATCCTGGGTGTGCTGGAAGACAGCGACCGGACGCTGGTGCAGCAGTCGCTGAGTTACCCCGAGTATTCCGCCGGGCGCCTGATGCAGCGCGAGGTGGTGATGGCGCCGGAGCACTGGAATGTAGGCGAGGCGATCGACTATCTGCGCGACCAGGACGACCTGCCGGACCAGTTCTATCACATCGTGCTGGTGGACCCGCGGCTGAAACCCGTGGGCAACGTGACGCTGGGCAAGCTGATGGCCTCAAGACGCGAGGTGATGCTGAGCTCGCTGGTGGAGGAGACGTTTCACGTCATTCCGGCCGAGCAGTACGAGGGCGACGTGGCCTATGCGTTCAACCAGTATCACCTGATTTCCGCGCCCGTGGTGGACGAGGACGAGCGGCTGGTCGGCGTGATCACCATCGACGACGCCATGGCGGTGCTGGACGAGGAGCACGAGGAGGACATCCTGCGCCTGGCCGGTGTGAGCGAGGAAGGGTCCCTGAGCGATCGCGTGATCAGCACCACCAAGCGGCGGTTCCCGTGGCTGGCGGTGAACCTGGTGACGGCGATCATGGCCTCGTTGGTGATTGCGCAATTCGAGGCGGCGATTGCGCAGATCGTGGCGCTGGCGGTCTTGATGCCGATCGTGGCGTCGATGGGCGGCAACGCGGGGACGCAAAGCCTGACGGTGGCGGTGCGGGCGATTGCGACGAAGGACCTTACAGGGTCGAACGTGTGGCGGTTCATCCGGCGCGAGGTGCTGGTGGGGCTGGTCAACGGAGTGATCTTTGCCGTGGTGATGGGGATCGTGGGCGTGCTGTGGTTCGGCGGGCCGGAGCTGGGCTATGTCATCGGAGCGGCGATGGTGATCAACCTGGTGATGGCAGGGCTGGCGGGCACGGTGATTCCGGTGGTGCTGGACCGGGTGGGCGTGGACCCGGCGCTGGCCTCGGGGGCGTTCGTGACCACGGTGACGGACGTGGTGGGCTTTTTCGCCTTTCTGGGGCTCGCGGCGGTGGTGCTGCTGTGA
- a CDS encoding 5-formyltetrahydrofolate cyclo-ligase — translation MSDLAEVKAAARKAAFARRKAAFDAAGGAGAGLLSGVLAGYRGVPLAGYMPIRTEIDPLPAMAEAAAHGPVGVPVIEAEGKPLKFSRWEPDGALRDGPFGAKVPEVDDFFEPEILIVPLVAFDRNGGRLGYGGGFYDRTLELLRGKRATLAIGFAFAAQEAEGLPLEPTDQPLDMVVTEKEVIGF, via the coding sequence GTGAGCGATCTGGCGGAGGTGAAGGCGGCGGCGCGCAAGGCGGCCTTTGCGCGGCGCAAGGCGGCGTTTGACGCGGCAGGTGGCGCGGGGGCGGGCCTCTTGTCCGGCGTGCTGGCCGGGTACCGCGGCGTGCCCTTGGCGGGGTACATGCCCATCCGCACCGAGATCGACCCGTTGCCGGCGATGGCCGAGGCGGCGGCGCATGGCCCGGTGGGCGTGCCGGTGATCGAAGCCGAAGGGAAGCCTTTGAAATTCTCGCGCTGGGAGCCGGACGGAGCCCTGCGCGACGGGCCGTTCGGCGCGAAGGTGCCGGAGGTGGATGACTTCTTCGAGCCGGAGATCCTGATCGTGCCCTTGGTGGCGTTCGACCGGAATGGCGGTCGGCTGGGCTATGGCGGGGGGTTCTATGACCGGACGCTGGAGCTGTTGAGGGGTAAGCGGGCGACGCTGGCCATCGGGTTCGCCTTTGCTGCGCAAGAGGCCGAGGGGCTGCCGCTGGAGCCCACGGACCAGCCGCTGGACATGGTGGTGACGGAGAAAGAGGTGATCGGGTTTTGA
- a CDS encoding OsmC family protein — MDTHDYTAKVVWTGNRGDGTRTYKGYDRTWNIETAGKPVVACSNDPVLGGDPKLHNPEDLLLATVSACHMLWYLHFASDAGIAVQGYVDDPLGEAEVEPSGKGRFTRAVLRPVITVPEGTDLEVADAIHGRIHDVCFIARSVAFPIVYEARYEVAAG; from the coding sequence ATGGACACCCACGACTACACCGCCAAGGTGGTCTGGACCGGCAACCGGGGCGACGGCACCCGGACCTACAAGGGCTATGACCGGACGTGGAACATCGAGACGGCGGGCAAGCCGGTGGTGGCGTGTTCGAACGATCCGGTGCTGGGCGGGGACCCGAAGCTGCACAATCCCGAGGACCTGTTGCTGGCGACGGTAAGCGCGTGCCACATGCTGTGGTACCTGCATTTCGCCAGTGATGCGGGTATCGCGGTGCAGGGCTATGTCGACGATCCGCTAGGCGAGGCGGAGGTGGAGCCGTCCGGCAAGGGGCGGTTCACGCGGGCCGTGCTGCGCCCGGTGATCACGGTGCCCGAGGGCACGGACCTGGAGGTGGCGGACGCGATCCACGGGCGCATTCACGACGTCTGTTTCATCGCGCGGTCGGTGGCGTTTCCGATTGTCTACGAGGCGCGCTACGAGGTGGCGGCGGGCTGA
- a CDS encoding TIGR00282 family metallophosphoesterase yields MRILYLGDVMGRAGRQAVAERLPGLRQAWKLDFVVVNGENATGGMGLSGAHAKALLDAGADCLTLGDHAFDQKDMLQFIEGEPRIVRPLNFAKGAPGRGAAVFSDARGRKVMVAQVLGQVFMKRAFDDPFSAVDTVMRAHVPGGAVQASLIDIHCEATSEKMGMGHYCDGRASIVVGSHTHVPTADAQILPGGTAFQSDAGMCGDYLSVIGMEKTEPMRRFVTGMGKERFTPALGEVTLCGLYVETDDATGKATRVEMVREGGRLAPGGP; encoded by the coding sequence ATGAGGATTTTGTATCTTGGAGACGTGATGGGCCGGGCCGGGCGGCAGGCCGTCGCGGAGCGTTTGCCGGGCCTGCGCCAAGCGTGGAAGCTGGATTTCGTCGTGGTCAACGGAGAGAACGCGACCGGCGGAATGGGCCTGAGCGGGGCACATGCCAAGGCGCTGCTGGACGCCGGCGCGGATTGCCTGACGCTGGGGGATCACGCCTTCGACCAGAAGGACATGCTGCAATTCATCGAGGGCGAGCCGCGGATCGTGCGGCCCCTGAACTTCGCCAAGGGGGCGCCGGGACGCGGTGCGGCGGTTTTTTCCGACGCGCGGGGGCGCAAGGTGATGGTGGCGCAGGTGCTGGGGCAGGTGTTCATGAAACGCGCCTTCGACGACCCGTTCAGCGCCGTCGACACGGTGATGCGCGCCCATGTGCCGGGCGGCGCGGTGCAGGCCAGCCTGATCGACATCCATTGCGAGGCCACCAGCGAGAAGATGGGGATGGGGCACTATTGCGACGGGCGCGCGAGCATCGTCGTGGGGAGCCACACCCATGTGCCCACCGCCGACGCGCAGATCCTGCCGGGGGGCACGGCGTTCCAGTCGGATGCGGGCATGTGCGGCGACTACCTGAGCGTGATCGGTATGGAGAAGACCGAGCCGATGCGCCGCTTCGTGACCGGCATGGGCAAGGAGCGGTTCACGCCCGCGCTGGGCGAGGTCACGCTGTGCGGCCTGTATGTCGAGACGGATGACGCCACCGGCAAAGCCACGCGTGTCGAGATGGTCCGCGAGGGCGGGCGGCTGGCGCCGGGTGGCCCATGA
- a CDS encoding DMT family transporter: MKSDLWLYAILIAMGLGWGLTIPLAKIAVSTGHQPVGLIFWQLVVVVLCLGAVTLIRGRRIIFGRAYLRLFVMVALCGAVLPDVFFYLAAAKLPGGVMSIVVSSVAMFSLPIAVALGNERFEWQRLVGVVIGLAGIVMLVGPEASLPGAASAGFVLLALCAPALYATEGNLVALWGTQGLDPMQVILGASLVGLVICLPAAVMSGQWINPMDGIGVPELALAAGAALHALVYATYVWMVGRAGSVFTAQTSYMVTAAGVLWSMALLQESYAIWVWLALGTMMLGMFLVQPRAARVLVPGRVIDENAEAGMTSDRDGQS, translated from the coding sequence ATGAAATCGGATCTTTGGCTTTATGCCATTCTGATTGCGATGGGGTTGGGCTGGGGTCTGACGATTCCGCTGGCCAAGATCGCCGTCAGCACCGGGCACCAGCCGGTCGGCCTGATTTTCTGGCAGCTGGTGGTGGTGGTGCTCTGCCTGGGCGCGGTGACTCTGATCCGGGGCCGCAGGATTATTTTCGGCCGGGCCTATCTGCGGCTCTTCGTGATGGTCGCGCTGTGCGGCGCGGTTCTGCCCGACGTGTTCTTTTATCTTGCCGCGGCGAAACTGCCGGGTGGCGTGATGTCGATCGTTGTCTCGAGCGTGGCGATGTTCTCGCTGCCGATCGCGGTGGCGCTGGGCAATGAGCGGTTCGAGTGGCAGCGCCTTGTCGGGGTGGTGATCGGCCTTGCGGGCATCGTGATGCTGGTGGGGCCGGAGGCGAGCCTGCCGGGCGCGGCCTCGGCGGGGTTCGTTCTGCTGGCACTGTGCGCGCCGGCGCTTTACGCAACCGAGGGCAACCTGGTGGCCTTGTGGGGCACGCAGGGCCTGGACCCGATGCAGGTGATCCTGGGCGCGTCGCTTGTCGGGCTGGTGATCTGCCTGCCGGCGGCGGTGATGAGCGGGCAGTGGATCAATCCGATGGACGGGATCGGCGTGCCCGAGCTGGCGCTGGCGGCGGGGGCGGCGCTGCACGCGCTGGTCTATGCGACCTATGTCTGGATGGTCGGGCGGGCCGGGTCGGTCTTTACCGCGCAGACGTCCTATATGGTGACGGCGGCAGGCGTGTTATGGTCGATGGCCCTGTTGCAGGAAAGCTATGCAATCTGGGTTTGGCTGGCGCTGGGTACGATGATGCTGGGCATGTTCCTGGTGCAGCCCCGGGCGGCACGGGTTCTTGTGCCGGGGCGCGTGATAGATGAGAATGCCGAAGCTGGCATGACATCGGACCGGGACGGGCAGAGTTGA